The following proteins are encoded in a genomic region of Neovison vison isolate M4711 chromosome 12, ASM_NN_V1, whole genome shotgun sequence:
- the LOC122891501 gene encoding keratin, type II microfibrillar, component 7C, translating to MTCGFSTVGCGFGPRNFSCASACGPRPGRCCITAAPYRGVSCYRGLTGGFGSRSVCGGFRAGSCGRSFGYRSGGVCGPSPPCITTVSVNESLLTPLNLEIDPNAQCVKHEEKEQIKCLNSRFAAFIDKVRFLEQQNKLLETKWQFYQNRKCCESNLEPLFEGYIETLRREAECVEADSGRLASELNHVQEVMEGYKKKYEEEVALRATAENEFVALKKEVDCAYLRKSDLEANAEALTEEIDFLRRLYEEEIRVLHAHISDTSVIVKMDNSRDLNMDCIVAEIKAQYDDIASRSRAEAESWYRSKCEEMKATVIRHGETLRRTKEEINELNRMIQRLTAEVENAKCQNTKLEAAVTQSEQQGETALSDARCKLAELEAALQKAKQDMACLVKEYQEVMNSKLGLDIEIATYRRLLEGEEQRLCEGVGAVNVCVSSSRGGVVCGDLCVSGSRPVTGSACSAPCSGNLAVSTGMCAPCGPLNTTCGGGSCGLGRC from the exons ATGACCTGTGGCTTCAGCACCGTGGGCTGTGGATTCGGCCCCAGGAACTTCAGCTGCGCCTCAGCCTGCGGACCCCGGCCTGGCCGCTGCTGCATCACGGCCGCCCCCTACCGCGGAGTCTCCTGCTACCGCGGCCTCACTGGGGGCTTTGGCAGCCGCAGTGTCTGTGGAGGTTTCCGCGCTGGCTCCTGCGGCCGCAGCTTTGGCTACCGCTCCGGAGGTGTGTGTGGACCCAGCCCACCCTGCATCACCACGGTGTCTGTCAACGAGAGCCTCCTCACGCCCCTCAACCTGGAGATCGACCCCAATGCTCAGTGTGTGAAGCATGAGGAGAAGGAGCAGATCAAGTGCCTCAACAGCAGGTTCGCTGCCTTCATTGACAAG GTGCGCTTCCTGGAGCAGCAGAACAAGCTGCTGGAGACCAAGTGGCAGTTCTACCAGAACCGCAAGTGCTGCGAGAGCAACCTGGAGCCCCTGTTCGAGGGCTACATCGAGACGCTGAGGCGGGAGGCCGAGTGCGTGGAGGCCGACAGCGGGAGGCTGGCCTCGGAGCTCAACCACGTGCAGGAGGTGATGGAAGGCTACAAGAAGAA GTATGAAGAAGAGGTCGCACTTCGGGCCACAGCAGAGAACGAGTTTGTGGCTCTAAAGAAG GAGGTGGACTGCGCCTACCTCCGCAAGTCAGACCTGGAGGCCAATGCGGAGGCCCTGACTGAGGAGATTGACTTCCTGCGGCGCCTATATGAGGAG GAGATCCGCGTTCTCCATGCCCACATCTCAGACACCTCAGTCATCGTCAAGATGGACAACAGTCGGGACCTGAACATGGACTGCATTGTGGCCGAGATCAAGGCTCAGTACGATGACATCGCCAGCCGCAGCCGGGCTGAGGCCGAGTCCTGGTACCGCAGCAAG tGTGAGGAGATGAAGGCCACGGTGATCCGGCACGGGGAGACCCTGCGCCGCACCAAGGAGGAGATCAATGAGCTCAACCGCATGATCCAGAGGCTGACGGCCGAGGTTGAGAATGCCAAGTGCCAG AACACCAAGCTGGAGGCCGCAGTGACCCAGTCAGAACAGCAGGGCGAGACGGCTCTGAGCGATGCCCGCTGCAAGCTGGCAGAGCTGGAGGCCGCCCTGCAGAAAGCCAAGCAGGACATGGCCTGCCTGGTCAAGGAGTACCAGGAGGTGATGAACTCCAAGCTGGGCCTGGACATCGAGATCGCCACCTACAGGCGGCTGCTGGAAGGCGAAGAACAGAG GCTGTGTGAAGGTGTTGGAGCTGTGAATGTCT GTGTCAGCAGCTCCCGCGGCGGGGTCGTCTGCGGGGACCTCTGCGTGTCCGGCTCCCGGCCGGTGACCGGCAGTGCGTGCAGCGCCCCCTGCAGTGGGAACCTGGCGGTGAGCACGGGCATGTGCGCCCCTTGCGGCCCGCTCAACACCACCTGTGGAGGGGGTTCCTGCGGCCTGGGGAGGTGTTAG